The following coding sequences lie in one Thermoleophilia bacterium genomic window:
- a CDS encoding SDR family NAD(P)-dependent oxidoreductase, with the protein MALFGRKLAEFVDQGMDFAVVPGFSAIGYRARKRMFSWQPVWLEGRTVMVTGANSGLGKAAALDLARCGAEVHMVCRNREKGESARDEIANLSGAEPTLHICDLSDLESIRTFAREFLEADEDLDVLINNAGVMPPEREHTNDGFELTFATNVLGPFLLTELLMDRLKESDDGRVVTMSSGGMYSSGFNLDDPQLDRRDYSPTAFYAQAKRAEVMLSEEWNRRHSPAGPIFYSVHPGWAVTPGMSKALPGFHRVLGPILRTPAEGADTAVWLCGAAPEDAPGGEFFEDRTPRPKYRIPRTRESPEDRRKLYELCQELTGITPD; encoded by the coding sequence ATGGCGCTTTTCGGACGAAAACTGGCCGAATTCGTCGATCAGGGGATGGATTTCGCGGTGGTGCCTGGCTTCAGCGCGATCGGCTACCGGGCCCGGAAGCGGATGTTCTCCTGGCAGCCGGTCTGGCTCGAAGGGCGGACCGTCATGGTCACCGGTGCCAACTCGGGACTCGGCAAGGCGGCGGCGCTCGACCTCGCCCGGTGCGGAGCCGAAGTCCACATGGTCTGTCGCAACCGGGAGAAGGGTGAATCCGCAAGGGACGAAATAGCCAACCTGTCCGGAGCGGAGCCGACCCTTCACATCTGCGACCTGTCCGATCTCGAATCGATCCGTACTTTCGCGCGGGAGTTCCTCGAGGCCGACGAGGACCTGGACGTACTGATCAACAACGCCGGTGTGATGCCGCCGGAGCGCGAGCACACCAACGACGGATTCGAGCTGACCTTCGCGACCAACGTGCTCGGGCCCTTCCTCCTGACCGAGTTGCTGATGGATCGCCTGAAAGAAAGCGACGACGGCCGGGTGGTCACGATGTCGTCGGGTGGCATGTACTCCAGCGGTTTCAACCTCGACGACCCGCAACTCGACCGGCGCGACTATTCACCGACTGCCTTCTACGCCCAGGCCAAGCGGGCCGAGGTGATGCTCAGCGAGGAATGGAACCGCAGGCATTCCCCGGCAGGCCCCATCTTCTATTCGGTACACCCGGGCTGGGCGGTCACTCCCGGCATGAGCAAGGCCCTGCCGGGTTTTCACCGGGTTCTAGGCCCGATCCTGCGGACACCGGCCGAAGGTGCCGATACGGCCGTCTGGTTGTGCGGTGCCGCTCCCGAAGACGCTCCGGGCGGCGAATTCTTCGAAGACAGGACCCCCCGGCCGAAGTATCGGATCCCCCGAACCAGGGAGTCTCCGGAGGACCGCAGGAAGCTGTACGAGCTTTGTCAGGAACTGACCGGAATCACGCCCGATTGA
- a CDS encoding electron transfer flavoprotein subunit beta/FixA family protein, with protein MKICVLVKEVPDAAVQKRIDTGSMRLDRSGENNLNPFDTHAIEAAMQLKEGGDLQVDEVVAVTMGPGSAQRALQKAVALGADRSVHLSDDALLGSDVCATGLALAKVLESESPDVVLLGQQSDDGECYTIGAVVADHLKMPSLTQVVKMDVEDGKLRCERQAEYGYDTVSLALPAVISVGDAINEPRYPSLKAIMGAKKKPLDTKSAGDVGIDPGQVGEAGSQTTVISLNPPPPKQAGEIIEDEDTNETVEKIVAWLDERKLI; from the coding sequence TTGAAGATTTGCGTCCTGGTGAAAGAGGTGCCAGACGCCGCGGTACAAAAGCGCATCGATACCGGCAGCATGCGGCTCGATCGTAGCGGCGAGAACAACCTCAATCCCTTCGATACCCACGCCATTGAGGCTGCCATGCAGCTCAAAGAAGGCGGCGACCTCCAGGTTGACGAAGTAGTTGCCGTCACCATGGGACCCGGTTCCGCCCAGCGCGCCCTGCAGAAGGCCGTCGCCCTCGGTGCCGACCGTTCGGTCCACCTCTCTGACGACGCCCTTCTCGGCTCCGACGTCTGTGCCACGGGCCTCGCCCTGGCCAAGGTGCTCGAGTCCGAGAGCCCGGATGTCGTCCTCCTCGGACAGCAGTCCGACGACGGCGAGTGCTACACGATCGGTGCCGTCGTGGCCGACCACCTCAAGATGCCCTCACTGACCCAGGTCGTGAAGATGGACGTCGAGGATGGCAAGCTGCGATGCGAGCGTCAGGCCGAGTACGGCTACGACACGGTCTCCCTCGCGCTGCCCGCGGTCATCTCCGTCGGCGACGCGATCAACGAGCCCCGCTACCCCAGCCTCAAGGCGATCATGGGTGCCAAGAAGAAGCCGCTGGACACCAAGTCCGCCGGTGACGTCGGCATCGATCCCGGTCAGGTCGGCGAAGCCGGCTCCCAGACCACCGTCATCTCCCTGAACCCGCCGCCCCCGAAGCAGGCCGGCGAGATCATAGAAGACGAAGACACCAACGAGACGGTCGAAAAGATCGTTGCCTGGCTCGACGAAAGGAAGCTGATCTGA
- a CDS encoding electron transfer flavoprotein subunit alpha/FixB family protein, with the protein MAGILVYALHDDEGNFNKNSLGALSEAAKLAGELGTEAAAVIVGDISDEGAQGLGNYGVTKVYRAKNVTEGLAQPIVDVMAKVITENDISYALFGGGLLGFEIGAGLTARLGAGVTMEVTKVKVDGGKLISERPILQDSQIADVGYVSEPGIIIGRLNAFDIKETGGSAEIVDLDVELSEWSTKAQMITRGEQRGADIDIEAADVLIGGGRGLGSAEGFDGAEALAGAFDNSAVAATRAVVDAGWWPYAGQIGQTGKTVAPKLYLAVGVSGAIQHKVGMQNSENIVAINKDPNAPIFEFSDLGIVGDLNKIMPKLTEALKARKG; encoded by the coding sequence ATGGCTGGCATCCTGGTTTACGCCCTGCATGATGACGAGGGCAACTTCAACAAGAACTCGCTCGGCGCCCTTTCCGAGGCCGCCAAGCTGGCTGGTGAGCTCGGTACCGAGGCCGCAGCGGTCATCGTCGGGGACATTTCCGACGAAGGCGCGCAGGGACTCGGTAACTACGGAGTCACCAAGGTCTACCGCGCCAAGAACGTGACCGAGGGCCTCGCCCAGCCGATCGTCGACGTGATGGCCAAGGTCATCACCGAGAACGACATCAGCTACGCGCTGTTCGGCGGCGGTCTGCTCGGGTTCGAGATCGGTGCCGGACTCACGGCCCGCCTGGGCGCCGGTGTGACCATGGAAGTCACCAAGGTCAAGGTCGACGGAGGCAAGCTGATTTCCGAGCGGCCGATCCTGCAGGACTCGCAGATCGCCGACGTCGGTTACGTCAGCGAACCCGGCATCATCATCGGCCGCCTCAACGCGTTCGACATCAAGGAGACCGGTGGCAGCGCCGAGATCGTTGACCTCGACGTCGAGCTGTCCGAATGGTCGACCAAGGCTCAGATGATCACCCGCGGCGAGCAGCGTGGCGCCGACATCGACATCGAAGCCGCTGACGTTCTGATCGGTGGCGGTCGTGGACTCGGCTCAGCCGAAGGCTTCGACGGTGCCGAGGCACTCGCCGGCGCATTCGACAACTCAGCCGTTGCCGCGACGCGTGCCGTCGTCGACGCCGGCTGGTGGCCCTATGCCGGACAGATCGGTCAGACCGGCAAGACGGTCGCGCCGAAGCTGTACCTGGCGGTCGGAGTTTCCGGCGCCATCCAGCACAAGGTCGGAATGCAGAACTCCGAGAACATCGTCGCGATCAACAAGGATCCGAACGCGCCGATCTTCGAGTTCTCCGACCTCGGCATCGTTGGTGACTTAAACAAGATCATGCCCAAGCTCACCGAGGCTCTCAAGGCCAGGAAGGGCTGA
- a CDS encoding 4Fe-4S dicluster domain-containing protein has translation MPPVAPSEYPPPFSSESVIARPTDPEDERIEVGAAIVGAGPAGLAAAIKMLQLLEDRPELAEKLGEVPVAVVEKGKVAGAHAMSGANMRPSAMEELFPDMPRSEWPVYREVTKDAVYLLTEKQALPLKPMPPNFKNHGNYVTSVAKLSRFLAEKAEEMGAYILTETAADKLLVEDQIVKGVRSGDRGRGREGQELGNFEPGSDLIAKATVLAEGVVGHLTYAALDHFDINGLDPQRFELGVKEVWEVEEPLDQVIHTMGWPLRKSAKYKEFGGSFIYPMEDNKVSIGFVAGLDYTDATFSVHDVLQQFKQHPFVKKILKGGKRVGWGAKTIPMGGYWSMPKRLAVPGMVMAGDNAGMVNVAELKGVHYAMHAGMYAAEAIIDALEKDSVDFSAYDEKVHKSMIEKDLYKSRNASQPFTRGFFFGGAMASMMTATQGHFPGGHWKNHDDATYKMEIGKAADDYPKPDGTYTFDKLSSVFLSGNSTRDDAPNHVRIQTEVPREIAQTWVSMCPAQVYEIPEDQLEAGAEIVDVNVTASNCVQCGAITAKGGRLTLPEGGDGPLYTET, from the coding sequence ATGCCCCCCGTAGCGCCCTCCGAGTATCCGCCTCCCTTCAGCTCCGAAAGCGTAATCGCCCGGCCGACCGATCCGGAAGACGAGCGCATTGAAGTAGGCGCCGCAATCGTCGGTGCAGGTCCGGCCGGACTCGCCGCCGCGATCAAGATGCTGCAGCTGCTCGAGGATCGCCCCGAGCTGGCCGAGAAGCTGGGCGAGGTCCCGGTCGCCGTGGTCGAGAAGGGCAAGGTCGCCGGAGCCCACGCGATGTCCGGCGCCAACATGCGCCCGTCGGCGATGGAGGAGCTTTTCCCCGACATGCCGCGTTCCGAGTGGCCGGTCTACCGCGAGGTGACCAAGGACGCGGTTTACCTCCTCACCGAGAAGCAGGCATTGCCGCTCAAGCCGATGCCGCCGAACTTCAAGAACCACGGCAACTACGTCACCTCAGTCGCCAAGCTCTCCCGTTTCCTCGCCGAGAAGGCCGAGGAGATGGGCGCATACATCCTCACCGAGACCGCGGCCGACAAGCTGCTGGTCGAGGACCAGATCGTCAAGGGCGTTCGCTCCGGCGATCGTGGCCGCGGTCGCGAGGGCCAGGAGCTCGGCAACTTCGAGCCCGGCTCGGACCTGATCGCCAAGGCGACCGTGCTGGCCGAAGGCGTGGTCGGCCACCTGACCTACGCCGCCCTCGACCACTTCGACATCAACGGCCTCGACCCGCAGCGGTTCGAGCTCGGCGTCAAAGAGGTCTGGGAGGTCGAAGAGCCGCTTGACCAGGTGATCCACACCATGGGCTGGCCACTGCGCAAGTCCGCCAAGTACAAGGAGTTCGGCGGATCCTTCATCTACCCGATGGAGGACAACAAGGTTTCGATCGGCTTCGTGGCCGGTCTTGATTACACCGACGCCACCTTCTCGGTCCACGACGTGCTCCAGCAGTTCAAGCAGCATCCTTTCGTCAAGAAGATCCTCAAGGGCGGCAAGCGTGTCGGCTGGGGAGCCAAGACGATCCCGATGGGTGGTTACTGGTCGATGCCCAAGCGTCTCGCCGTGCCGGGCATGGTCATGGCCGGGGACAACGCCGGCATGGTCAACGTCGCCGAGCTCAAGGGTGTCCACTACGCGATGCACGCCGGCATGTACGCCGCCGAAGCGATCATCGACGCGCTCGAGAAGGACTCGGTCGATTTCTCGGCCTACGACGAGAAGGTCCACAAGTCGATGATCGAAAAGGACCTCTACAAGTCGCGCAACGCCAGCCAGCCTTTCACCAGGGGCTTCTTCTTCGGTGGCGCCATGGCTTCGATGATGACCGCGACCCAGGGTCATTTCCCCGGTGGTCACTGGAAGAACCACGACGACGCGACCTACAAGATGGAGATCGGCAAGGCCGCCGACGACTATCCGAAGCCGGACGGCACCTACACCTTCGACAAGCTGTCGTCGGTCTTCCTCTCGGGCAATTCGACCCGCGACGACGCGCCGAACCACGTGCGCATTCAGACCGAAGTCCCGCGGGAGATCGCGCAGACCTGGGTTTCGATGTGCCCGGCCCAGGTCTACGAGATCCCGGAGGACCAGCTCGAAGCCGGAGCCGAGATCGTCGACGTCAACGTCACCGCCTCGAACTGCGTCCAGTGTGGTGCGATCACGGCCAAGGGCGGCCGCCTGACCCTCCCCGAGGGTGGCGACGGACCGCTTTACACCGAGACCTGA
- the rpmE gene encoding 50S ribosomal protein L31 yields the protein MKADIHPEYTLANVHCSCGNQFYTRSTKSDLHVELCSACHPFYTGKQKLVDTGGRVERFQRRAAKRAKAAAGQE from the coding sequence ATGAAGGCAGACATCCATCCCGAATACACCTTGGCCAACGTTCACTGTTCGTGTGGCAACCAGTTCTACACGCGGTCGACCAAGTCCGATCTTCACGTGGAACTCTGCTCCGCCTGCCATCCGTTCTACACCGGCAAGCAGAAGCTCGTTGACACCGGTGGACGCGTCGAACGCTTCCAGCGCCGTGCCGCCAAGCGGGCCAAGGCTGCCGCCGGTCAGGAGTAA
- a CDS encoding DUF1385 domain-containing protein, producing MPDGALVAKRDAPVGGQAVLEGVMMRGVTTWAVAVRKPGGKIDVTSETIVSWARRHRVLRWPVVRGVVALAESMKIGFEALGISANAQLSEEEAEEQVEIGGFAWAMTIVVSLALAIGLFFVIPVGLTSLFRDQLDSAVLFWLVEGVLRTAIFIGYIVLISRLKDLRRVFEYHGAEHKTISCYEAEDELVPARAKLYSRLHPRCGTSFLLIVMVLAIFVFAPLGLPAWYWLLLSRILGVPLIAGLSYEVIRWAGRNRDKRWVRGVMWPGLMLQNLTTREPDESQLEVAIASLNAVLEQEKPEEDAWLEPIEIVA from the coding sequence ATGCCCGACGGAGCACTGGTCGCGAAGCGTGACGCCCCCGTGGGCGGTCAGGCCGTGCTCGAAGGCGTGATGATGCGCGGCGTAACCACCTGGGCCGTCGCTGTGCGGAAGCCAGGTGGCAAGATCGACGTCACCTCCGAGACCATCGTCTCCTGGGCCCGGCGCCACCGCGTGCTGCGCTGGCCGGTGGTGCGCGGCGTCGTCGCCCTGGCCGAGTCGATGAAGATCGGTTTCGAAGCGCTTGGCATCTCGGCCAACGCCCAGCTGTCCGAGGAGGAAGCGGAAGAACAGGTAGAGATCGGCGGGTTCGCCTGGGCGATGACGATCGTGGTCTCGCTCGCCCTGGCGATCGGGCTCTTCTTCGTGATCCCGGTCGGGTTGACCAGCCTCTTCCGCGACCAGCTTGATTCCGCGGTGCTCTTCTGGCTGGTCGAAGGAGTGCTGCGCACCGCGATCTTCATCGGATACATCGTCCTGATCAGCCGCCTCAAGGATCTGCGGCGGGTCTTCGAGTACCACGGCGCCGAGCACAAGACGATCTCCTGTTACGAGGCCGAGGACGAACTGGTCCCGGCCCGGGCCAAGCTCTACTCGCGACTTCATCCGCGTTGCGGAACCAGCTTCCTGCTGATCGTCATGGTTCTGGCGATCTTCGTGTTCGCCCCGCTCGGCCTGCCCGCCTGGTACTGGCTGCTGCTCTCCCGGATCCTCGGCGTGCCGCTGATCGCCGGCCTGTCTTACGAAGTGATCCGGTGGGCCGGCCGCAACCGCGACAAGCGGTGGGTGCGCGGCGTGATGTGGCCCGGGCTGATGCTCCAGAACCTGACCACCCGCGAACCCGACGAGAGCCAGCTCGAAGTCGCGATCGCCTCGCTGAACGCGGTGCTCGAGCAGGAGAAGCCCGAAGAAGACGCCTGGCTCGAACCGATCGAGATAGTTGCCTGA
- the prfA gene encoding peptide chain release factor 1 — MIRKLAEQIEQRFAELERDMSDPEVINDRERYAEVGREYRQIAPAFKLVTEYNTLADDLEGARELLEETGDDEELQKVVNEAPARMAELDEAIRLAMVDSDPNDDKNVIVEIRAGTGGDEAALFAGDLFKMLTRYANERGYSYEVLSQSAAEHGGFKDVTIAVKGERAYSVFKYEGGTHRVQRVPETESQGRIHTSTATVAVLPEAEEVEVRIDQNDLQIDVYRSSGPGGQSVNTTDSAVRITHKPTGVVVSMQDEKSQLQNREKAMRVLRARIYERQLAEQHAEIASERKAQVGTGQRSEKIRTYNYPQGRVTDHRIKFTSHDLDGVLNGSLNEFTDALAGEEKRQLLEAQAV, encoded by the coding sequence GTGATTCGGAAACTGGCTGAACAGATCGAGCAACGCTTCGCCGAGCTCGAGCGGGACATGAGTGATCCGGAAGTGATCAACGACCGCGAGCGGTATGCGGAAGTCGGTCGTGAATACCGGCAGATCGCCCCTGCCTTCAAGCTGGTCACCGAGTACAACACGCTCGCCGACGACCTTGAGGGCGCGCGCGAGCTGCTCGAAGAGACCGGCGACGACGAAGAGCTCCAGAAGGTCGTGAACGAAGCTCCGGCCCGGATGGCCGAACTTGATGAAGCGATCCGGCTGGCGATGGTCGACAGCGACCCGAACGACGACAAGAACGTGATCGTCGAGATCCGGGCCGGCACCGGCGGGGACGAGGCCGCGCTGTTCGCGGGAGACCTCTTCAAGATGCTCACCCGGTACGCCAATGAGCGCGGCTACTCGTACGAGGTGCTTTCTCAATCCGCGGCCGAACACGGCGGCTTCAAGGACGTCACGATCGCGGTCAAGGGCGAACGGGCCTACTCGGTATTCAAGTACGAGGGCGGGACCCACCGGGTCCAGCGGGTGCCGGAGACCGAGTCCCAGGGACGCATCCATACCTCGACGGCGACCGTCGCCGTGCTGCCGGAAGCCGAAGAGGTCGAAGTCCGGATCGACCAGAACGATCTTCAGATCGATGTCTACCGCTCGTCCGGGCCGGGTGGTCAGTCGGTCAACACCACTGATTCCGCTGTGCGGATCACTCACAAGCCGACGGGAGTCGTGGTGTCAATGCAGGACGAAAAATCCCAGCTTCAGAATCGAGAGAAGGCGATGCGGGTCCTGCGCGCCCGGATTTACGAGCGCCAGCTGGCCGAGCAGCACGCCGAGATCGCGTCCGAGCGCAAGGCCCAGGTCGGCACCGGCCAGCGGTCGGAGAAGATCCGCACTTACAACTACCCCCAGGGGCGGGTGACCGACCACCGCATCAAGTTCACCTCGCATGACCTGGACGGGGTTCTGAACGGATCCCTGAACGAGTTCACCGACGCGCTCGCCGGTGAAGAGAAGCGCCAATTGCTGGAAGCGCAGGCGGTCTGA
- the prmC gene encoding peptide chain release factor N(5)-glutamine methyltransferase, whose translation MAESPIAEGSPQGDALSSAVESFRAAGIQMPRLDAEVLLSGVTGRDRSNLISEPDTALTPAQSRSFATAVRRRLRREPVAYILGSKGFRYIDLIVDPRVLVPRPESEMLVELALELKPKTLLEIGTGSGAIGLAVANEIPECEVVATDVSVEAIAVARANAVNLGLDDRVEFEVGSLPDGGSFDLILANLPYVADGAGLPPEIRSWEPEVAVFGGKTGYETFEEVLGELPGSGIVCGAIGLEIGHGMGEVVSELVEKAGFPDVTLWPDLAGIGRVVFGKGRSVSPESAD comes from the coding sequence ATGGCCGAATCACCCATCGCCGAAGGTTCACCGCAGGGCGACGCGCTGAGCTCCGCGGTCGAATCGTTCCGCGCGGCGGGCATCCAGATGCCCCGGCTCGACGCCGAAGTCCTGCTTTCCGGAGTCACCGGGCGCGACCGGTCCAACTTGATCAGCGAGCCGGACACGGCGCTCACCCCGGCGCAGTCGAGGTCGTTCGCGACCGCGGTCCGTCGCCGTCTGCGCCGTGAGCCCGTCGCCTACATCCTCGGCAGCAAGGGATTCCGCTACATCGACCTGATCGTCGACCCCCGGGTCCTGGTCCCGCGGCCCGAGTCCGAGATGCTGGTCGAGCTGGCCCTCGAGCTGAAGCCGAAGACCCTGCTCGAGATCGGCACGGGCTCGGGCGCGATCGGCCTCGCCGTCGCCAACGAGATCCCCGAATGCGAAGTCGTCGCCACCGACGTCTCAGTGGAAGCGATCGCTGTGGCCCGGGCCAACGCGGTCAACCTCGGCCTCGACGACCGGGTCGAGTTCGAGGTCGGCTCACTGCCCGACGGCGGCAGCTTCGACCTGATCCTGGCCAACCTGCCGTATGTGGCCGACGGGGCAGGGCTGCCGCCGGAGATCAGGAGCTGGGAGCCCGAAGTCGCCGTGTTCGGCGGCAAGACCGGGTACGAGACCTTCGAAGAAGTGCTGGGCGAGCTGCCCGGCAGCGGGATCGTCTGCGGGGCGATCGGCCTCGAGATCGGACACGGCATGGGCGAGGTTGTCAGTGAGCTGGTCGAGAAGGCCGGTTTCCCGGACGTGACCCTCTGGCCGGACCTGGCCGGCATCGGCAGGGTCGTGTTCGGTAAGGGCCGAAGCGTTTCGCCGGAGTCCGCGGATTGA
- a CDS encoding Sua5/YciO/YrdC/YwlC family protein: MKVVATDINAGDAARQALESCISKGEVVLFPSDGIYGLACDPLDEKAVERIHQIKGRDDGRPSAVMYFSPLAMRELIRDLGQKVGEAAGKLLPGPVTLVVPNPRHRYPLACREDPSRLGIRVIEGPLMGARCPIFQTSANLSGEPPTSSFAGVVPEVREAVDLAIDGGRLTGLPSTVVDLTDLDEHGTWTVLRDGGMSRGDLIAALGH, translated from the coding sequence GTGAAAGTCGTCGCGACCGACATCAACGCCGGGGACGCCGCCCGGCAGGCCCTCGAGAGCTGCATCAGCAAGGGCGAAGTCGTTCTTTTCCCATCTGACGGGATCTATGGCCTCGCCTGCGACCCCCTCGACGAGAAAGCGGTCGAGCGAATCCACCAGATCAAGGGCCGGGACGACGGCAGGCCGTCGGCAGTCATGTACTTCTCCCCGCTGGCCATGCGCGAGCTGATCCGCGACCTCGGCCAGAAGGTGGGGGAGGCGGCCGGAAAGCTCCTGCCCGGCCCGGTGACCCTGGTCGTCCCGAACCCGCGCCACCGCTACCCGCTGGCCTGCCGCGAAGATCCTTCCCGGCTCGGCATCCGGGTGATTGAAGGCCCACTCATGGGAGCCCGCTGCCCGATCTTCCAGACGAGCGCCAACCTGAGCGGCGAGCCACCGACATCCTCATTCGCCGGAGTCGTACCCGAGGTCCGCGAAGCCGTGGACCTCGCCATCGACGGCGGAAGGCTTACGGGGTTGCCTTCAACAGTGGTCGACCTCACCGACCTCGACGAACACGGAACCTGGACTGTGCTGCGTGACGGCGGAATGAGCCGCGGAGACCTGATTGCTGCGCTGGGGCACTAA
- the rpiB gene encoding ribose 5-phosphate isomerase B, translating into MRIAMGADHAGFALKEAVKGRLEAAGHEVTDVGTHSAESTDYPPFAAEAASLVAGDKADRGVLVCGSGNGVAIVANKIHGIRAVNAHDVAEAEMARRHNDINVLTLSGQRLSSEEAAPIVDEFLKEGFEGGRHERRVNEITDVERTV; encoded by the coding sequence ATGCGCATCGCAATGGGGGCCGACCATGCTGGTTTCGCTTTGAAAGAAGCCGTTAAAGGCAGGCTCGAGGCCGCCGGCCATGAGGTCACCGACGTCGGTACGCACTCCGCCGAATCGACCGACTATCCGCCGTTCGCCGCCGAGGCGGCGAGCCTGGTCGCCGGGGATAAGGCCGATCGCGGCGTGCTCGTCTGCGGTTCGGGTAACGGCGTCGCGATCGTCGCCAACAAGATCCACGGGATCCGGGCGGTCAACGCCCACGACGTGGCCGAGGCCGAGATGGCCCGCCGTCACAACGACATCAACGTGCTCACTCTCTCCGGCCAGCGGCTGAGCTCCGAGGAAGCGGCGCCGATCGTCGACGAGTTCCTGAAAGAAGGCTTCGAAGGCGGCCGTCACGAGCGCCGGGTCAACGAGATCACCGACGTCGAGCGGACGGTCTAG